The proteins below are encoded in one region of Planctopirus limnophila DSM 3776:
- a CDS encoding Gfo/Idh/MocA family protein encodes MSAADPFNDPLGAREAELKLSATNREATDPIELTKSNIEEKILRSPLGSVALNRRQFLGRSAQQAATVAATATGLAVATNTVASATTSHLPGSPATDPRTGSTVLEPISAVRSIDQPLRIGIIGLRNQGQLLLKEFANLPQVEIVALCDVDSRQFRPAQGLLTRLERPPAREVGQWQELVNDPSIDAMIIATPDHWHFAMASAVLTARKDLYLETPVTLRPADARFLADLATANGCIVQTGLIHRSSTMYQSAIRAIQSGVLGKIPLVRSWVTHQRPVIGQRAPVSTPAGVDYLSWLGPAPLSQFHPNRFHQNWQWFWDYGNGELGAWGVPLLDVALWGMQLGLPQEIRASGGRLIARDDGETPDTLMVEYNYPQTKLLWEHRSWSPHGLEGRSAATAFYGEKGTLIIDRGGWKIYGTGASQSGEPQPLWNPHLADFVTSIQQRKEPAANLTVAASSTALALLGNVAYRTGETIHLSSEQTLSELPRVDRQLLTQQPLIDR; translated from the coding sequence ATGTCTGCTGCAGATCCATTTAACGATCCTCTTGGGGCACGAGAAGCGGAGCTGAAGTTATCTGCTACCAATCGCGAGGCAACGGATCCGATCGAACTCACAAAATCGAATATTGAAGAAAAAATTCTTCGTAGCCCTTTAGGCTCGGTGGCGTTGAATCGCCGCCAATTTCTCGGAAGAAGTGCTCAACAGGCTGCCACTGTGGCGGCGACTGCGACAGGGCTGGCAGTTGCCACAAATACCGTCGCTTCTGCAACAACATCCCATTTGCCTGGCAGTCCGGCAACCGATCCTCGCACGGGTTCAACAGTACTCGAACCAATTAGTGCCGTTCGGTCGATAGATCAACCGCTGCGAATCGGGATTATCGGGCTCAGAAATCAGGGACAGTTACTTCTCAAAGAGTTTGCCAATCTTCCACAGGTCGAAATTGTCGCTCTTTGCGATGTCGACAGCAGGCAGTTTCGCCCTGCACAGGGTCTGCTGACTCGACTGGAGAGACCGCCAGCCAGAGAAGTCGGCCAGTGGCAGGAACTGGTGAACGATCCATCGATCGATGCCATGATCATAGCGACGCCTGATCATTGGCATTTCGCGATGGCGAGTGCAGTTCTCACTGCCAGAAAAGACCTTTATCTCGAAACACCAGTGACTCTCAGACCAGCAGATGCCAGGTTTCTCGCTGATCTGGCCACGGCCAACGGTTGTATTGTTCAGACCGGACTGATTCATCGATCCAGTACAATGTACCAATCGGCGATCAGAGCAATTCAAAGTGGTGTCCTGGGTAAAATTCCTCTGGTCCGTTCGTGGGTCACACATCAAAGGCCTGTGATCGGCCAGCGTGCTCCTGTCTCTACTCCTGCAGGTGTCGATTACCTGTCATGGCTGGGGCCGGCACCTCTGTCACAGTTTCATCCCAATCGCTTTCACCAGAACTGGCAATGGTTCTGGGATTACGGGAATGGCGAACTCGGTGCCTGGGGTGTCCCTCTTTTGGATGTGGCTTTGTGGGGCATGCAACTTGGACTTCCTCAGGAGATCCGTGCCAGTGGTGGTCGGTTGATTGCCCGGGATGATGGCGAAACTCCCGACACGTTGATGGTGGAATACAATTATCCCCAAACGAAACTTCTCTGGGAGCACCGCAGTTGGTCTCCGCATGGATTGGAAGGCCGCAGTGCCGCCACAGCCTTTTATGGCGAAAAGGGGACGCTGATCATCGACCGCGGTGGGTGGAAGATCTATGGCACAGGAGCCAGCCAGAGTGGTGAACCTCAACCGCTCTGGAATCCTCATCTGGCGGACTTTGTGACTTCTATCCAGCAGCGAAAAGAGCCAGCCGCGAATCTGACTGTGGCAGCCAGCAGCACAGCGCTGGCTTTATTAGGGAATGTCGCCTATCGCACCGGCGAGACGATTCATCTGTCAAGCGAACAAACGCTTAGCGAATTGCCCAGGGTTGACCGCCAGTTGCTGACACAGCAGCCGCTGATCGATCGATGA
- a CDS encoding type II secretion system F family protein, protein MFPLTFTNLMLLAMGIISLILLYRLARRWLSARSKVVRENSEADQSQWSLAKANSAAPEAAITTPSTVQLDAKPVTEDISPATEGLSILKTAYVPAGKANTGGPARWENEKLFVDSSSTYRDRSRGLPRVLAEDLPDELNQGEMTFGALTPALASLLPEAGSRQDSIRSDLYAAGYYSPRAVMNFSAVRYLAMILPMLFCGVLLLFVPPRFEPIVIGAIVLMPIVGWSLPRLMVRNKARDRRNEIEKAMPDLLDMLNMCVSQGMTVPASLERIRVEMKGAYPALEQELKIINEQSRIGSMDVALKNFSQRVDVPEVHSFTSLLMQTSRMGTSVSGALTEYAETMRESLKQRAEEKGNRATFRLLFPTVLCLMPAVYLFLMGPAIIELSRFFYEGGRDGLDTGSSVIQRLNTNARNRVDGQQGQQAF, encoded by the coding sequence ATGTTTCCTTTAACTTTTACAAATTTGATGTTATTGGCCATGGGGATCATCAGTCTGATCCTCCTCTACCGTCTGGCCAGGCGCTGGTTAAGTGCCCGCAGCAAAGTTGTCAGAGAGAACTCGGAAGCAGATCAGTCCCAGTGGTCGCTGGCGAAAGCCAATTCCGCAGCGCCAGAAGCGGCCATCACAACACCGTCAACAGTTCAACTCGACGCGAAGCCAGTGACTGAAGACATTTCGCCAGCAACCGAAGGTCTCAGTATTCTCAAGACCGCTTATGTTCCTGCGGGCAAAGCGAATACCGGTGGCCCTGCCCGCTGGGAAAATGAGAAACTCTTTGTCGATTCATCGAGCACTTATCGAGATCGCAGCCGGGGTTTGCCTCGAGTGCTCGCAGAAGACTTGCCTGATGAACTCAATCAAGGCGAAATGACATTTGGCGCATTAACGCCCGCTCTAGCCTCGCTCTTGCCGGAAGCGGGGAGCCGCCAGGATTCCATCCGCTCGGATCTTTATGCTGCGGGTTATTATTCGCCGCGGGCAGTGATGAACTTTTCTGCTGTTCGTTATCTGGCAATGATTCTTCCCATGCTCTTCTGCGGCGTACTACTGCTATTCGTACCTCCGCGATTCGAGCCGATTGTCATTGGTGCCATCGTTCTCATGCCGATCGTGGGCTGGTCGCTCCCGCGACTGATGGTTCGCAACAAGGCTCGCGACCGCCGCAACGAGATCGAAAAGGCCATGCCCGATCTTCTCGATATGTTGAATATGTGTGTCAGTCAGGGGATGACGGTGCCTGCATCGCTGGAACGCATTCGCGTCGAAATGAAAGGTGCCTACCCGGCCCTGGAGCAGGAACTGAAGATCATCAACGAACAGTCGAGAATTGGCTCGATGGACGTCGCGCTGAAAAACTTCAGCCAGCGTGTTGATGTGCCGGAAGTTCACTCGTTTACGTCGCTGTTGATGCAGACTTCCCGTATGGGGACAAGTGTCAGTGGTGCCCTGACTGAATATGCTGAAACGATGCGGGAAAGTCTCAAACAGCGTGCGGAAGAAAAAGGAAATCGGGCCACATTCCGCCTGCTCTTCCCCACTGTGCTCTGCCTGATGCCGGCGGTCTATCTCTTCCTGATGGGGCCCGCCATTATCGAACTTTCACGATTCTTCTATGAAGGCGGTCGCGATGGACTGGATACGGGGTCATCGGTCATTCAACGTCTGAATACCAACGCCCGTAACCGAGTCGATGGCCAGCAGGGACAGCAAGCTTTCTAA
- a CDS encoding type II secretion system F family protein, which produces MASSTITNADRPVDFSSILKPREEFAQPQASGSGERLNRWFDQLMLQSGLGISPGIVLMLCLLGGITVGGFIFVLQENFLTTALAAVVGFLLPVFFLMYVRSSRQNQILGQLPAMLEELARAATTGRSVEQCLQLVAADTPSPLGDELQLCVRRMQMGMPMRDAVADLPDRTGLMTLRLFCMTLGVHQQTGGDLVWVLEQLSKTIRDRLQYLGRLRAMTAASRATALLMVVLPPGVLIFFTLRDPDYFSKLMGSSWGRNGTIIAFTLTMIGTIWVLRILRDSQRT; this is translated from the coding sequence ATGGCGTCTTCAACCATTACAAACGCTGATCGACCGGTCGATTTCTCATCGATTTTGAAGCCGCGTGAAGAGTTCGCCCAGCCACAGGCCAGTGGCTCTGGTGAGCGACTCAATCGCTGGTTTGATCAGTTGATGCTTCAATCCGGGCTTGGGATTTCGCCCGGGATCGTGCTGATGCTCTGCCTCCTGGGTGGTATTACAGTGGGAGGATTTATCTTTGTCCTTCAGGAAAACTTTCTGACGACAGCACTGGCGGCCGTTGTAGGTTTTTTGCTCCCTGTGTTCTTCCTGATGTATGTTCGATCGAGTCGGCAAAACCAGATTCTGGGCCAGTTACCAGCGATGTTGGAAGAATTGGCGCGTGCCGCGACGACGGGCCGAAGTGTGGAGCAGTGTCTGCAACTCGTGGCAGCTGATACGCCCTCCCCTCTAGGTGATGAATTGCAATTGTGTGTGCGGCGTATGCAGATGGGGATGCCGATGAGGGATGCTGTCGCCGACCTCCCGGATCGTACGGGGCTTATGACTTTACGACTGTTTTGTATGACGCTCGGCGTTCACCAGCAGACCGGTGGTGATCTGGTCTGGGTGCTCGAGCAACTTTCGAAAACAATCCGTGATCGACTTCAGTATCTGGGACGGTTGCGTGCGATGACGGCAGCCAGCCGCGCGACAGCTCTACTGATGGTTGTATTGCCGCCAGGCGTGCTCATCTTCTTTACGCTACGAGACCCGGATTACTTCTCCAAGTTGATGGGAAGCTCATGGGGTCGTAACGGAACAATTATTGCCTTTACATTGACCATGATCGGGACGATCTGGGTGTTAAGGATTTTGCGGGACAGCCAGCGGACATAA
- a CDS encoding CpaF family protein — protein MQDRRQEFEILKTRIHRQMIDAIDLSKASDLPEADLRAQLRALANHLCQQQQANIPADDREIMVTAIMDEIYGFGPIEPLMSDTDVTDVLINGADTVFVERNGLIERTDIQFADNEHLMQFIHRMVGRTGRRIDEVSPMVDAKLPDGSRLNAVIPPLALRGPTVSIRRFRSRAVVFEDMVRMHTLTQEMADFLIAAVRGRLNIVVSGGTGAGKTTMLNNISRFIPETERVVTIEQTAELQLQQKDVVSLETRPPNIEGRGEITQRDLLKNSLRMRPDRIIVGEARGGEVLDMLQAMNTGHDGSMSTIHANDTRDALDRMELMVALAGVDLPHSVARQYIANAIQILVHITRLGTGERKVMRISELTGYHDGIYELNDIYVYRMTGIGSDGRARGAFYATGHEPEMLKKLAARGYEVPHMNFSARELGSQTNDAPYSA, from the coding sequence ATGCAAGATCGTCGTCAGGAATTTGAGATCCTGAAGACCCGCATTCACCGCCAGATGATCGATGCCATCGACCTTTCCAAGGCCAGTGATCTGCCGGAAGCTGATCTGCGCGCTCAGTTACGAGCTTTGGCAAACCATCTTTGTCAGCAGCAGCAGGCGAATATTCCAGCGGATGACCGTGAGATCATGGTCACTGCCATCATGGATGAGATCTATGGCTTTGGGCCGATTGAACCGCTGATGTCCGATACCGATGTGACCGACGTGCTGATCAACGGTGCTGATACGGTGTTCGTAGAGCGTAACGGGCTCATCGAACGGACTGATATTCAGTTCGCCGACAACGAACATCTCATGCAGTTTATCCATCGCATGGTGGGGCGCACAGGTCGTCGAATTGACGAAGTCTCTCCGATGGTCGATGCAAAACTTCCGGATGGTTCTCGACTGAATGCCGTGATCCCTCCCCTGGCCTTGCGTGGCCCTACGGTTTCAATTCGACGGTTTCGTTCGCGTGCTGTGGTCTTTGAAGACATGGTGCGTATGCACACATTAACACAGGAAATGGCTGACTTTCTGATCGCTGCCGTCCGCGGGCGTCTGAACATTGTGGTGAGTGGTGGTACGGGTGCAGGTAAAACCACCATGCTCAATAACATTTCACGTTTTATCCCGGAAACCGAACGTGTGGTGACGATCGAGCAGACAGCGGAACTGCAATTGCAGCAGAAAGATGTCGTTTCGCTCGAAACTCGCCCGCCAAACATTGAAGGTCGTGGGGAAATCACTCAGCGTGATCTCCTGAAAAACAGCCTGCGTATGCGTCCTGATCGGATCATCGTGGGCGAAGCTCGTGGCGGTGAAGTGCTCGATATGCTCCAGGCTATGAACACTGGCCACGATGGTTCGATGAGTACCATTCACGCCAACGATACGCGCGATGCTCTGGATCGTATGGAGCTGATGGTCGCTTTAGCGGGTGTCGATCTGCCGCACAGCGTAGCCCGGCAATACATCGCGAACGCGATTCAGATTCTCGTGCATATTACGCGATTAGGGACTGGTGAGCGCAAAGTCATGCGTATCAGCGAACTCACCGGGTATCATGACGGTATCTATGAACTCAATGATATCTATGTCTATCGGATGACGGGTATCGGCAGTGACGGTCGCGCTCGAGGAGCTTTCTACGCGACAGGCCATGAACCAGAGATGCTCAAGAAATTGGCCGCTCGCGGCTACGAAGTTCCCCATATGAACTTCAGTGCCCGCGAACTGGGAAGTCAGACGAACGATGCACCCTACTCTGCATAA
- a CDS encoding pilus assembly protein TadG-related protein, which produces MRTARISLISRCNRRGFTTPAFAVALVVVMLMLALICDRLWIEAARVELQTGAETAALAAARSLASDELLKEKPDLSYLETARYQAAHVASLNLVAGEPIELNQGFQGDIRLGKLEPAGEDAGDVDRPPQVDVSSPDDSTRVLSPTEMTASRDNVVFSRNTRFVETDESPTSVVVFGERTRFRENPVGLFVVGATGLPWGDVSTHAEASLLSPVVGLRPLDGSSTPLLPLAIMRSEGTGSVDQTWQKAITENGGPDEWSYDETTSTISRGADGLPELKLTFGLPTSSSSAVTNAVLLDLGSDFNTELVASQMVEGVHGENLHQWNGELRLPVEATRKAMLAESKEQQDSEAQNASASSPNVGLSMPASLIDLKTAERDALTSLIGQNRIVILFNAGGTSDSNNGKNESESSTTRVKTDLQVAAVSLAVVRILEVIDEKDGRCEVIVQPSVLATRTALVDASDPRQQTSQPQYLYQLRLTN; this is translated from the coding sequence ATGAGAACTGCACGAATCAGCCTGATCAGTCGCTGCAATCGCCGGGGTTTTACGACCCCGGCATTTGCCGTGGCATTGGTCGTGGTGATGCTGATGCTGGCACTGATTTGTGATCGTTTGTGGATTGAAGCGGCTCGAGTCGAGCTTCAAACCGGTGCTGAAACTGCCGCGCTGGCTGCAGCGAGAAGTCTCGCCAGCGACGAGCTACTCAAAGAGAAGCCCGATCTCTCTTATCTCGAAACGGCTCGCTACCAGGCCGCTCATGTGGCCTCGCTCAATCTTGTCGCAGGTGAGCCAATAGAACTGAATCAGGGATTTCAGGGAGACATCCGGCTGGGCAAACTTGAACCTGCTGGTGAGGATGCAGGTGATGTTGATCGTCCCCCACAGGTTGATGTTTCATCACCTGACGACTCCACTCGAGTTCTGTCACCGACAGAAATGACCGCATCCCGTGACAACGTGGTCTTTTCTCGAAATACACGATTCGTCGAGACAGACGAATCTCCAACAAGTGTGGTTGTGTTCGGAGAACGAACCCGATTTCGTGAAAACCCTGTGGGCCTGTTTGTCGTGGGGGCAACAGGACTCCCCTGGGGTGATGTTTCCACTCATGCCGAAGCCAGTTTGCTGAGTCCCGTGGTTGGACTCAGACCTTTGGATGGATCGAGCACTCCGCTGTTGCCGCTCGCGATCATGAGAAGTGAGGGGACTGGTTCGGTAGACCAGACATGGCAGAAGGCGATCACGGAAAATGGTGGGCCCGATGAATGGTCTTACGACGAGACGACATCAACGATCAGTCGTGGTGCCGATGGATTACCGGAACTTAAGCTGACTTTTGGCTTGCCGACATCTTCCAGTTCAGCCGTGACCAATGCAGTCTTGCTCGACCTGGGAAGTGACTTCAATACGGAACTGGTGGCATCACAGATGGTTGAAGGGGTGCATGGCGAAAATCTGCACCAGTGGAATGGTGAACTTCGCCTTCCCGTTGAGGCCACTCGCAAGGCGATGTTGGCTGAATCGAAAGAACAGCAAGATTCAGAGGCTCAGAATGCTTCTGCGTCATCACCAAATGTCGGTCTGAGTATGCCAGCCTCTTTGATCGATCTGAAGACGGCCGAACGCGATGCATTGACATCATTGATTGGACAGAACCGGATTGTGATTTTGTTCAATGCCGGAGGGACATCTGATTCGAACAATGGCAAAAACGAGTCGGAATCAAGCACGACTCGCGTAAAGACCGATTTGCAGGTGGCGGCGGTCTCTTTGGCTGTTGTGCGCATTCTGGAAGTGATCGATGAGAAAGATGGAAGATGTGAAGTCATCGTCCAGCCCTCTGTGTTGGCAACACGTACGGCACTCGTCGATGCTTCTGATCCCAGGCAGCAAACCAGCCAACCACAGTATTTGTATCAGTTAAGACTCACGAACTGA
- the cpaB gene encoding Flp pilus assembly protein CpaB has translation MRRLTPALLTLVMFGVVGLLVVAYIGKSLLAREEKKPVIATRNVPMAISDIEPGTLITEGHIGLGPVQNSQLKPDMLLANRVIVGRVARTKIRAAEPIRAGQLYQPGELPDLRVADGMRAVSISVAEMVGIVDGMIKPGNYVDVLFTVESQSNADLQGGVTMRLFEGVKVIAINRSFTQSRVERGVNRVTLELTQAQANIITLAEAKGALTLIFNPNGAGSGGLALTNSERVTLNEILGLEPPAPPQLPLLTEIYRGQARRVQHFNKQGRLLDVTEVPPPARDNGQQVLPRGDNSVPAAQDPAPASNAPSANNAPAPLKSMAPTAVRNLLNFRQ, from the coding sequence GTGCGTCGACTGACCCCTGCTCTTCTGACGCTGGTAATGTTCGGTGTCGTGGGACTTCTCGTGGTCGCCTACATCGGAAAATCACTCCTGGCACGTGAGGAGAAAAAGCCCGTCATTGCCACCCGCAATGTGCCCATGGCGATCTCCGATATTGAACCGGGAACTCTCATCACCGAAGGTCATATCGGGTTGGGGCCCGTGCAGAACAGTCAATTGAAGCCCGACATGCTGCTGGCCAATCGTGTGATCGTCGGACGAGTGGCACGGACCAAAATTCGAGCCGCCGAACCAATTCGCGCCGGCCAACTCTATCAACCCGGTGAACTCCCGGATCTGAGAGTTGCCGACGGTATGCGGGCGGTCTCCATTTCGGTGGCGGAAATGGTCGGCATTGTGGATGGCATGATCAAGCCCGGCAACTACGTCGATGTGCTCTTCACGGTCGAATCTCAATCGAATGCCGATTTGCAAGGTGGCGTGACAATGCGACTTTTCGAAGGAGTCAAAGTCATTGCCATCAATCGCAGTTTCACACAGAGCCGAGTTGAACGCGGTGTGAACCGAGTCACACTTGAACTGACCCAGGCCCAGGCCAACATCATTACTCTTGCTGAGGCCAAAGGGGCATTAACACTGATTTTCAATCCGAATGGTGCGGGAAGCGGGGGATTAGCACTCACAAACTCGGAACGTGTGACACTCAATGAGATCCTCGGACTTGAACCACCTGCTCCGCCGCAGCTCCCACTCCTCACTGAAATTTACCGGGGTCAAGCGAGGCGTGTCCAGCATTTCAACAAGCAAGGCAGGCTGCTCGACGTTACCGAAGTTCCTCCCCCCGCGCGAGATAACGGTCAACAGGTGCTTCCGCGAGGAGATAACTCGGTACCTGCCGCACAGGATCCGGCACCTGCTTCGAATGCTCCCAGTGCAAACAATGCTCCCGCACCACTGAAAAGTATGGCCCCCACGGCCGTTCGCAATTTGTTGAATTTCCGGCAGTAG
- a CDS encoding TadE/TadG family type IV pilus assembly protein, producing MKSVSQSGTCRKRRGFITMELALTLPILGLMLLALLQFSMLFYARSQVVEASRAGARAASLPGTTADDIETIVRSVLSPGLQDGLQVDCQLAETPGDVVAVGVSVPMTVAAPDLLWVIGISLADQNLYSETRMIRE from the coding sequence ATGAAGTCGGTCAGTCAGTCAGGCACATGTCGTAAACGACGGGGCTTCATCACGATGGAGCTGGCTCTGACTTTGCCAATCCTGGGACTGATGCTTCTGGCTCTTCTGCAGTTTTCCATGCTGTTTTATGCCCGCAGCCAGGTGGTAGAAGCCAGCCGAGCCGGTGCCAGGGCAGCCAGTCTGCCGGGAACAACTGCCGACGATATCGAAACCATCGTGAGAAGTGTCCTCAGTCCAGGACTACAGGATGGCTTACAGGTCGACTGCCAACTGGCCGAAACACCTGGTGATGTCGTAGCGGTTGGAGTCTCTGTACCAATGACGGTGGCTGCACCGGATTTGCTGTGGGTAATTGGAATTTCGCTTGCTGATCAGAATTTGTATTCAGAAACACGAATGATCCGTGAGTGA
- a CDS encoding A24 family peptidase: MFDMNPQTMVFLAGVLVLTTTAAYTDLRYFRIYNWLTLPAFALGWIYQVAFYGLPGLADAGLGFAIGFGLFFLLFAIGASGGGDTKLMGALSVWLGWKLTLYTVVLTILFVAIGSVVMLIWSVLRRGVSKTREDLRASTLKDENGKWRKSQTESLRRVGGLMAYAEPIALATWCVLFLDATVLHVSQRKVEKAPAAAVSNDHQPVAASHEAGPRLANH, from the coding sequence ATGTTCGATATGAATCCACAGACCATGGTGTTTCTGGCCGGTGTGCTCGTCCTGACGACGACAGCGGCTTATACCGACCTGCGGTACTTCCGGATTTACAACTGGTTGACGTTACCAGCATTTGCTCTGGGTTGGATCTATCAGGTCGCCTTCTACGGCCTTCCAGGGCTGGCCGATGCAGGCCTGGGCTTTGCGATTGGCTTTGGGCTGTTCTTTCTGCTGTTTGCCATTGGTGCCAGTGGTGGTGGCGATACCAAGCTGATGGGCGCACTCTCTGTCTGGCTCGGTTGGAAGTTAACGCTTTATACGGTCGTGCTGACGATTCTCTTTGTGGCAATTGGATCAGTTGTCATGCTGATCTGGAGCGTGCTGCGACGAGGTGTCTCGAAAACTCGAGAAGACCTGCGGGCCTCGACGCTCAAAGACGAAAATGGAAAGTGGCGAAAGTCTCAGACAGAGAGTTTGCGACGAGTCGGTGGCCTGATGGCTTATGCCGAACCGATTGCCCTCGCGACATGGTGTGTGCTCTTTCTGGATGCCACTGTGTTACACGTCAGTCAGCGGAAAGTCGAAAAGGCACCTGCGGCGGCTGTCTCTAACGATCATCAGCCAGTTGCAGCCAGCCATGAGGCGGGGCCCAGGCTCGCCAATCATTAG
- a CDS encoding inositol monophosphatase family protein, translating to MSLELPSAQILEQLLFAGTKAARLGGAMLESWRSRFTVTEKGRANLVTEADFASQKLIHDTLLNEFPDHNFLGEEDLATRPTSSPFQWVVDPLDGTSNYVHGFPYYAVSIGLEFDGELIVGIIYDPTRHDLFTAIKGQGAFLNGQRLSCTDVTRIEDAMCIASLPTATSTSDPAVKRFLSMIGRSQTVQRTGSAALNLAYLAAGRIEAFWSSSLKPWDMAAGVLLVREAGGKVSKLNGQSFDLYQPEILATATESLHAQIQQIFVETT from the coding sequence ATGAGTTTAGAGTTGCCCTCTGCACAAATACTTGAACAACTGCTCTTTGCAGGCACAAAGGCCGCCCGTCTGGGTGGAGCCATGCTCGAATCGTGGAGAAGCCGTTTTACTGTCACCGAGAAGGGCCGGGCGAACCTGGTGACGGAGGCCGATTTTGCCTCGCAGAAGCTGATTCACGATACTCTGTTGAATGAATTTCCTGATCATAATTTTCTGGGTGAAGAAGATCTCGCCACTCGCCCCACATCCTCACCGTTCCAATGGGTGGTTGACCCGCTCGATGGAACATCCAATTACGTGCACGGGTTCCCTTATTATGCAGTTTCTATCGGCCTGGAGTTCGATGGGGAACTGATTGTGGGTATCATCTACGATCCCACCAGGCACGATTTGTTTACAGCTATCAAAGGACAAGGGGCTTTCCTGAATGGCCAGCGACTGTCTTGTACAGATGTCACTCGCATCGAAGACGCCATGTGCATTGCCAGTCTGCCGACGGCCACATCGACTTCCGACCCGGCCGTCAAACGATTTCTATCGATGATCGGGCGGAGCCAGACCGTCCAGAGAACGGGCTCAGCCGCACTCAATCTGGCGTACTTAGCTGCTGGTCGAATTGAAGCCTTCTGGTCATCAAGCCTCAAGCCCTGGGACATGGCTGCTGGGGTTTTACTGGTTCGCGAAGCGGGGGGTAAAGTTTCCAAGTTAAACGGTCAAAGCTTTGATCTTTATCAGCCCGAAATCCTCGCCACAGCCACAGAATCACTCCACGCACAGATCCAACAAATTTTCGTTGAGACGACTTAA